The uncultured Desulfuromonas sp. genome has a segment encoding these proteins:
- the cobJ gene encoding precorrin-3B C(17)-methyltransferase, whose amino-acid sequence MADRTARATAAICASEVIVGYGPYVDSIADLITDQQVITSGMMKESERCHAALDAARAGKRVALISSGDAGMYGMAGLAMEMAAADGDHIAMEVIPGVTAANSAAALLGAPLMLDSATISLSDLLVPWEMIVTRLEAVAAADLVVSLYNPRSKKRVMQLEEATRIFRAQRPGTTPVGIATAVGSADQQVVLTDLDHLLEQEVGMRSVVIIGNATTCVLDGRMVTPRGYYGDKDREQE is encoded by the coding sequence ATCGCCGACCGCACCGCCCGCGCTACCGCGGCCATTTGCGCCAGTGAGGTGATCGTCGGTTACGGCCCTTATGTGGACAGCATTGCCGATTTGATCACGGATCAGCAGGTGATCACCTCGGGGATGATGAAAGAGTCGGAGCGCTGCCACGCCGCCCTGGATGCGGCCCGCGCCGGGAAGCGCGTGGCGCTGATTTCGTCGGGCGATGCCGGCATGTACGGGATGGCCGGGCTGGCTATGGAGATGGCGGCAGCCGATGGCGACCACATCGCCATGGAAGTGATCCCCGGCGTCACCGCGGCCAACTCGGCGGCCGCTCTGCTCGGCGCGCCACTGATGCTCGACAGCGCCACCATCAGCCTCAGCGACCTGCTGGTGCCGTGGGAGATGATCGTCACCCGCCTCGAAGCCGTGGCCGCCGCTGATCTGGTGGTGTCGCTGTACAACCCGCGCAGCAAAAAACGGGTGATGCAGCTCGAAGAGGCAACGCGCATTTTCCGCGCCCAGCGCCCCGGCACCACGCCGGTCGGCATTGCCACAGCCGTGGGCAGCGCCGATCAGCAGGTGGTGCTCACCGACCTCGACCATCTGTTGGAGCAGGAGGTGGGCATGCGATCAGTGGTGATCATCGGCAACGCCACCACCTGCGTATTGGATGGCCGCATGGTGACGCCGCGCGGTTACTATGGGGATAA